In Nocardioides faecalis, the following proteins share a genomic window:
- a CDS encoding response regulator: MRIVVADDSVLLREGLQLLLAEAGHEVVAAVGDGPGLVAAALEHRPDLAVVDVRMPPSHTDEGLRAAVRVRREWPAARVLVLSQYVVASYADELLATGEGGVGYLLKDRVSEVAEFLDALATVQAGGTVLDPMVVRDLMGRRRDPLLALTPREREVLALMAQGRSNAAVADALVVSLAAVEKHTQRIFAKLGLAPDDDQAHRRVLAVLRYLRSGADPATGAPR, from the coding sequence GTGAGGATCGTGGTCGCCGACGACTCGGTGCTGCTGCGCGAGGGCCTCCAGCTGCTGCTGGCCGAGGCCGGCCACGAGGTCGTCGCCGCGGTGGGTGACGGGCCCGGCCTGGTCGCCGCGGCCCTGGAGCACCGCCCGGACCTGGCGGTCGTCGACGTGCGGATGCCGCCGAGCCACACCGACGAGGGGCTGCGGGCCGCGGTGCGGGTGCGCCGGGAGTGGCCGGCGGCCCGCGTGCTGGTGCTCTCGCAGTACGTCGTGGCGTCGTACGCCGACGAGCTGCTGGCCACCGGCGAGGGCGGCGTGGGCTACCTGCTCAAGGACCGGGTCAGCGAGGTCGCCGAGTTCCTCGACGCACTGGCGACGGTGCAGGCCGGTGGCACCGTGCTGGACCCGATGGTGGTGCGCGACCTGATGGGCCGGCGCCGCGACCCGCTGCTGGCGCTCACCCCGCGCGAGCGGGAGGTGCTGGCGCTGATGGCGCAGGGACGCTCCAACGCAGCCGTCGCGGACGCGCTGGTGGTCTCCCTGGCGGCCGTGGAGAAGCACACCCAGCGGATCTTCGCCAAGCTCGGTCTGGCGCCAGACGACGACCAGGCGCACCGCCGGGTGCTGGCGGTGCTCCGCTACCTGCGCAGCGGGGCCGATCCCGCGACCGGGGCACCGCGCTGA
- a CDS encoding alpha,alpha-trehalose-phosphate synthase (UDP-forming), whose translation MAHDLVIVANRLPVDRVTEKNGRAAWRRSPGGLVSAIEPVMRAHDGVWIGWSGGNEARLKPFTVDGLHLVPMAMSETEISEHYEGFSNGTLWPLYHDLIAKPEFHREWWDTYVKVNRRFAEKAADLAADGATVWVHDYQLQLVPQMLRELRPDLRIGFYLHIPFPPTELFQQLPWRRQILEGLLGADLVGFQLPGAAQNFVRLVRQRVGHKTHRDLVYLPDGRTVRAAAFPISIDASGFEELARSEAVTARAAEIREALGNPRKIFLGIDRLDYTKGIYARLRAFGELVSEGALDVDDAVFVQVAVPSRERVEHYRNLRDDIDRLVGRLNGDLGRIGTPAISYMHTSYPREEMAALYRAADIMVVTPYRDGMNLVAKEYVACRIEDDGALVLSEFAGAAEELRQAWLVNPYDMNGMKAALLEAFQAQPKEVTRRMRAMRKQIAQHDVKAWADSFMTELELAEDVQHTKTLRPATRS comes from the coding sequence GTGGCTCATGACCTCGTCATCGTTGCGAATCGACTGCCCGTGGACCGGGTCACCGAGAAGAACGGACGGGCCGCCTGGCGCCGCTCCCCCGGTGGCCTGGTGTCCGCGATCGAGCCCGTGATGCGCGCTCACGACGGCGTGTGGATCGGCTGGTCGGGTGGCAACGAGGCACGGTTGAAGCCGTTCACCGTCGACGGCCTGCACCTGGTGCCGATGGCGATGAGCGAGACGGAGATCTCCGAGCACTACGAGGGCTTCTCCAACGGCACCCTGTGGCCGCTCTACCACGACCTGATCGCCAAGCCGGAGTTCCACCGCGAGTGGTGGGACACCTACGTCAAGGTCAACCGCCGCTTCGCCGAGAAGGCCGCGGACCTGGCCGCCGACGGCGCGACGGTGTGGGTGCACGACTACCAGCTGCAGCTGGTGCCGCAGATGCTGCGCGAGCTGCGCCCGGACCTGCGGATCGGCTTCTACCTGCACATCCCGTTCCCGCCCACCGAGCTGTTCCAGCAGCTGCCGTGGCGCCGGCAGATCCTCGAAGGGCTGCTGGGCGCCGACCTGGTCGGCTTCCAGCTGCCGGGCGCCGCGCAGAACTTCGTCCGGCTGGTGCGCCAGCGGGTCGGGCACAAGACCCACCGCGACCTGGTCTACCTGCCCGACGGACGCACGGTGCGGGCGGCGGCGTTCCCGATCTCGATCGACGCCTCCGGCTTCGAGGAGCTCGCCCGCTCCGAGGCGGTCACCGCCCGCGCGGCGGAGATCCGCGAGGCGCTGGGCAACCCCCGCAAGATCTTCCTCGGCATCGACCGCCTCGACTACACCAAGGGCATCTACGCCCGGCTGCGCGCCTTCGGCGAGCTGGTCAGCGAAGGCGCGCTCGACGTCGACGACGCCGTCTTCGTCCAGGTCGCCGTGCCCTCGCGCGAGCGGGTCGAGCACTACCGCAACCTGCGCGACGACATCGACCGCCTGGTGGGCCGGCTCAACGGCGACCTGGGCCGGATCGGCACGCCGGCGATCAGCTACATGCACACCTCCTACCCGCGCGAGGAGATGGCGGCGCTCTACCGCGCCGCCGACATCATGGTGGTCACGCCGTACCGCGACGGGATGAACCTGGTCGCCAAGGAGTACGTCGCCTGCCGGATCGAGGACGACGGCGCGCTGGTGCTCTCGGAGTTCGCGGGGGCCGCCGAGGAGCTGCGCCAGGCCTGGCTGGTCAATCCCTATGACATGAACGGGATGAAGGCGGCGCTGCTCGAGGCGTTCCAGGCCCAGCCCAAGGAGGTCACCCGGCGGATGCGGGCGATGCGCAAGCAGATCGCGCAGCACGACGTGAAGGCCTGGGCGGACAGCTTCATGACCGAGCTGGAGCTGGCCGAGGACGTCCAGCACACCAAGACCCTGCGGCCGGCCACCCGCTCCTGA
- a CDS encoding LytR C-terminal domain-containing protein has protein sequence MSFPIPPAESSVDPAGSAGSTGSTGSTGSTGAAGHARSRSQRGAVLPSPVVILTVVAVALAAVAFVLTRDPEPTERDISATTAAATPTPTQTETATAEPTQSAKPKPKPVVRSKQSVVVFNNTRITGLAKRVSTKVTEAGWKVVAADNWYGTVPATTVYYPKGKKAAARQLALDLGVARIKPSDPSSDMSSTSLTLILTGDL, from the coding sequence ATGAGCTTCCCCATCCCGCCCGCAGAATCCTCCGTCGACCCTGCCGGCTCGGCCGGCTCGACCGGCTCGACCGGCTCGACCGGCTCGACCGGCGCGGCGGGCCACGCCCGATCGCGCTCGCAGCGCGGCGCGGTGCTGCCCTCGCCAGTGGTGATCCTGACCGTCGTGGCCGTCGCCCTGGCCGCGGTCGCGTTCGTGCTGACCCGCGACCCCGAGCCCACCGAGCGCGACATCTCGGCGACGACCGCGGCCGCCACGCCGACCCCGACGCAGACCGAGACCGCCACCGCGGAGCCGACGCAGAGCGCCAAGCCCAAGCCGAAGCCGGTCGTGCGCAGCAAGCAGTCCGTCGTGGTCTTCAACAACACCCGGATCACGGGCCTGGCCAAGCGCGTCTCGACCAAGGTGACCGAGGCCGGCTGGAAGGTCGTCGCCGCCGACAACTGGTACGGCACGGTGCCCGCGACGACGGTCTACTACCCCAAGGGCAAGAAGGCCGCCGCGCGCCAGCTCGCGCTCGACCTCGGCGTGGCCCGGATCAAGCCTTCCGACCCGAGCAGCGACATGAGCTCGACCAGCCTCACGCTGATCCTCACCGGCGACCTCTGA
- the otsB gene encoding trehalose-phosphatase, with protein MRFSSSDGEKRYDALVQAAARTVVGLDFDGTLSPIVADPTAAHIHPDARDVLVELAEEVAAIAVITGRPARQALDLGGLEEVGDALQAAGKELYVFGQYGNERWTSTRRRIVGARPPRGLATFERDLPRLLRRADAAEAFIEDKGLAVAVHTRRLPDPDGAFERLLPPMRELAERNGLVLEPGRAVIEVRSAGSHKGLVVQRLATVLDADGFLFAGDDLGDVEAFEALDELATAGVDVLKVCSASDEQSALAEMSDVVVRGPEGVLALLARLTADARADRLTS; from the coding sequence GTGAGGTTCTCCTCAAGCGACGGCGAGAAGCGGTACGACGCCCTGGTGCAGGCGGCGGCGCGCACCGTCGTCGGGCTCGACTTCGACGGCACGCTCTCGCCGATCGTCGCCGACCCCACTGCCGCGCACATCCATCCCGACGCCCGCGACGTCCTGGTCGAGCTCGCCGAGGAGGTCGCCGCGATCGCGGTGATCACCGGCCGTCCGGCCCGCCAGGCGCTCGACCTCGGCGGTCTGGAGGAGGTCGGGGACGCGCTGCAGGCGGCCGGCAAGGAGCTCTACGTCTTCGGCCAGTACGGCAACGAGCGGTGGACCTCCACCCGGCGGCGCATCGTCGGCGCCCGGCCGCCCCGTGGCCTGGCCACGTTCGAGCGTGACCTGCCCCGGTTGCTGCGCCGCGCGGACGCCGCCGAGGCGTTCATCGAGGACAAGGGACTGGCGGTCGCGGTGCACACCCGCCGGCTGCCGGACCCCGACGGCGCGTTCGAGCGCCTGCTGCCCCCGATGCGGGAGCTCGCCGAGCGCAACGGCCTGGTGCTGGAGCCCGGGCGCGCAGTGATCGAGGTGCGCTCCGCCGGCTCGCACAAGGGCCTGGTCGTACAGCGGCTGGCCACGGTGCTGGACGCCGACGGCTTCCTCTTCGCCGGTGACGACCTGGGCGACGTCGAGGCCTTCGAGGCGCTCGACGAGCTCGCCACCGCCGGGGTGGACGTGCTCAAGGTCTGCTCGGCCTCCGACGAGCAGAGCGCGCTCGCCGAGATGTCGGACGTCGTGGTCCGCGGGCCCGAGGGAGTGCTGGCGCTGCTGGCGCGGCTGACGGCCGACGCGCGCGCCGACCGTCTCACATCCTGA
- a CDS encoding sensor histidine kinase: MSQVLTSAAVPAPAATSYDDRDRGPQRGVRRVLLESGYALSAFPIALVAFVLVVIDLSLGASLAVLVVGVLLLSVGVMVARGFARFERLRVQGMLGRRAATPRYVCAEPGAGFWRRMLTPLRDAQSWLDVAWALAGVVTGTLAFTVTVTWWGVVLGGLTYWFWQQWLPEDGEGLAQLIGLGEGAVAESLLQLGLGVVALVTLPWAVRAVSNLHAGLAWALLSSRADLQGRVTQVEQSRDSAHRAEAESLRRLERDIHDGPQQRLIRLGMDLGRARVQLAQDPTRAARTLDEAVAQARAAVEELRALSRGIAPPLLVDRGLAAAVGEMAAGQPIPVGVHTELPGDLPAAAETAAYFVVAEALTNVVRHARATRADVAVVVVDGRLEVTVSDDGRGGATPTPGHGLHGLAERLRGVDGDLEVLSPEGGPTRVRARVPLG, translated from the coding sequence ATGAGCCAGGTGCTGACCTCCGCCGCCGTCCCGGCGCCCGCCGCCACGTCGTACGACGACCGCGACCGGGGCCCGCAGCGCGGGGTACGACGCGTGCTGCTGGAGAGCGGTTACGCGCTGTCGGCGTTCCCGATCGCCCTGGTCGCCTTCGTGCTGGTCGTGATCGACCTCTCCCTCGGCGCGAGCCTCGCCGTGCTGGTGGTCGGGGTGCTGCTCCTCAGCGTCGGGGTGATGGTGGCCCGCGGCTTCGCCCGCTTCGAGCGGCTGCGGGTGCAGGGGATGCTCGGGCGGCGCGCCGCCACCCCGCGTTATGTGTGCGCGGAGCCCGGCGCCGGCTTCTGGCGCCGGATGCTGACCCCGCTGCGCGATGCTCAGTCGTGGCTCGACGTCGCCTGGGCGCTGGCCGGCGTGGTGACCGGCACGCTGGCGTTCACCGTCACCGTGACCTGGTGGGGCGTCGTCCTGGGCGGCCTGACCTACTGGTTCTGGCAGCAGTGGTTGCCCGAGGACGGCGAGGGGCTGGCCCAGCTGATCGGCCTCGGCGAGGGCGCGGTGGCCGAGAGCCTGCTGCAGCTGGGGCTCGGAGTGGTCGCGCTCGTGACGCTGCCCTGGGCGGTGCGCGCGGTGAGCAACCTGCACGCCGGCCTGGCCTGGGCGCTGCTCAGCAGCCGCGCCGACCTGCAGGGCCGGGTGACGCAGGTCGAGCAGAGCCGCGACTCCGCGCACCGCGCCGAGGCGGAGTCGCTGCGCCGGCTGGAGCGCGACATCCACGACGGGCCGCAGCAGCGGCTGATCCGGCTCGGCATGGACCTGGGCCGCGCGCGGGTGCAGCTCGCCCAGGACCCTACGAGGGCCGCGCGCACGCTGGACGAGGCCGTGGCGCAGGCCCGGGCGGCGGTCGAGGAGCTGCGGGCACTGTCGCGGGGGATCGCGCCGCCGCTGCTGGTCGACCGCGGCCTGGCCGCCGCGGTGGGGGAGATGGCCGCCGGGCAACCGATCCCGGTCGGGGTCCACACCGAGCTGCCCGGCGACCTGCCGGCCGCCGCGGAGACGGCCGCCTACTTCGTGGTGGCCGAGGCGCTGACCAACGTGGTCAGGCACGCCCGTGCCACCCGCGCCGACGTGGCGGTGGTCGTGGTCGACGGCCGGCTCGAGGTCACCGTGAGCGACGACGGCCGCGGCGGGGCGACGCCGACGCCGGGCCACGGCCTGCACGGGCTCGCCGAGCGGCTGCGCGGCGTGGACGGCGACCTGGAGGTCCTCTCGCCCGAGGGAGGGCCGACGCGGGTGCGGGCGCGGGTGCCGCTCGGGTGA
- a CDS encoding DUF3263 domain-containing protein: MSAERSHQDADAAVASGISDRDRAILEFERQWWKYAGAKESAVREQFDMSATRYYQVLNALIDRPEALAEDPLLVRRLRRLRSQRQRQRSARRLGFEI; the protein is encoded by the coding sequence ATGAGCGCCGAGCGCAGCCACCAGGACGCCGATGCGGCCGTTGCGTCCGGCATCAGCGACCGGGACCGGGCGATCCTCGAGTTCGAGCGGCAGTGGTGGAAGTACGCCGGCGCCAAGGAGAGCGCGGTGCGCGAGCAGTTCGACATGAGCGCCACCCGCTACTACCAGGTGCTCAACGCCCTGATCGACCGGCCCGAGGCCCTGGCCGAGGACCCGCTGCTGGTGCGCCGGCTGCGCCGGCTGCGCTCCCAGCGTCAGCGGCAGCGCTCCGCCCGGCGCCTCGGCTTCGAGATCTGA